Part of the Candoia aspera isolate rCanAsp1 chromosome 1, rCanAsp1.hap2, whole genome shotgun sequence genome, aattttaaaggtgaaaaccagcaTTCTGAATCAGCCTTAGAAGCAAAGTAGGAACCTTTGAAGATGCTATAAACTCAGTGGGAGATGATCAAAAAAGCAGGCCTCTATCAGCACTTTTGCTGCCACATTCTGTAAAATCCATATAATTGCACAGAATGGTGAAATTATCTAGccttagatgatgatgataatatattAAGcatgtatgctgcccaactctcaatggcAAATGACCTCTGGTGTACTCTATTTCTTTCATAAGGAAAACAGCAGGTTCTCCAACTGACTGTCAGAAAGAATACACCATCCAGagaaatagacatttttttaaaatgctgaaatggTTGGAGGGGGGAATGGGCAGGCTTTACATGTCTTCTTTGGATCTGGTGAAGCAGAGACAAACAGTTACGTCTCACCTgtacattaatttttttattggtcTGGGATGTATACATGTAGCAGTTATACCATACATATGTAAAAGAGTTACACAGATGAAGACGATCAGTGACATAAATCAGTTGCACTATGGAATGAATGCACAAGCACATGAGCCAATGGGCATACATGCAAACCAACATCTCATATGAACACActtgcacatgcacacacccatatATACAAAAAGCATGGCAACTGTGTAACACAAAGATAGAAAATCACTACTGATTGAGTCAGCCTATTTATCCATTTAGCCCAGCCAATATTGACTGGTAGTGTTCTCCAGAACTTCAGCTCTCTATGGTCCTATGAACTAAGGAACATCTACATGCAAGCCATGTATTCAATTACCAGTGATTCCTCCTCCCACTTACACTGCTGGTAGCCAAACACTGAAAGGGTGGGATTGGCTCTAGGCCACATGGaaagtaaaggttcccgtttagtcgtgtctgacgctagggggcggtactcatctctGCTTCagggccgaagagccagcgttgtctgaagacacctacgcagtcacgtggccagcatgacagtcacggaatgctgttaccttcccaccaaattggtacctatttatctactcacatttgcatgcttttgaattgctaggttggcaagagctagggcaagtgcaggagctcacACCGCCATGTGGCACTTGGGTCTCGAACTACCGAACTTGCAACTTTCTGGtagacaagcctggtgtcttgaCCACTTAGCCACCATGCCCCCATCAGGCCACACGAGGTAACTGTATTTGAGTGTCAGTGAGTGAAGAAACATGCAGCCCAAAGATGCACCCCAAAGGCTTTTGCAGTACCACAGATGATATAAGGTGAAGCTTTCAGACTATGCTGTGTAACCACTTGGAATAGCCAGGTTTGCTAAATGGTCCTGTAAGCTACATCCAACTCATTTTCAGCAAGTTTTATTACCCCCTCAGCCATATTTCCTGGTAGATAGTAGCTGCTCCCTGTTTGAAGCTCTAAATGTATTACTTACCATTTATAGGAAGAGGCTATACAGATATGGACTTCTGTCTACTCTGTGGATCCATCTGGAAGTTGATGGAATTCTGAAGCCTCCTATAAACACAGGGCTATTGGCTTTGGAGTGAATCCACAGTTAAGTAGCAGAAGACCTCCTTGGAAAGCAGAAGATCCCAAGTGCAATCTTTGGCATCTTTAGTGAAAACATGAGTGGGCAAGCAGTAGCCCTAGGATCATATGTAGCCCTCAACTTAATTTTATAGGATTCAGCCTAATTTAAGAAGCCCTTTGCAAAAGCAATCTATCCTGCTCATTATATGGGAGAAGAGGAAGCTAGAAAGGGAAAGATCAGGTTAGAGAAAAGgaatggcagagagagagaagagtggcCCCAGGAGCAGTTTATTTCAGCCCCATTCACTCCTAAGGGATGCATTCCTTGACAGAAAAAAAGATTGTACCCTTCCTTGCTTTATTTAGTAATGAGTCAGGTAGCAGGTAATGGGAAAGATCTTTGCATGAGATTCTGCAGATCCACTACTGGTTAGAGCATGCAATATTTGGCTAGATCATGGACAAATAATCAGATCTAATAGAAGACAGTTTCAGCCATCATCATATCAATCTTAAAGATCACCAACCTATCTATCAAAAGTCTATGAGCTATGACACTGCCTTAGCCTAATTTAGTTCCTTGCTCCATCTAGTCCCATACTAGCTAGTCTatctggcaattttttttaacgAAGTGGGAGGTTTTTCTTAGCTTTTCTGCCTTTTGGCGGGAGGGTTGAGGGCAGACTGTGTTTCTGGCTACAAGGCCTGAGCTTGGCCAATGTGCTGAACATCAGCCCACCCTTTATGGTGCTCATCTGACAGCAGTGGGGATAGGTGGGAATCTGTACAGTACATTGATCTGCTCTCATGAGTACTACATGGTTCAGTGACTAGTTCTGCTTTAGGGCCTTCCTTAGCAGTTGGCAACCAGACATGACACAGGTGAAGTTTCACCTGCTGCAGGACTAAGAAACAGAAAGCAAGCTTCCCCAGCTGCTGGTCGGTATGTCCGGCTCTGTTAGGCAAGAGTAGAGGCAGACAGAGAAAGGGGTTTActccttatatatatatacatatacacatgggCATCCAAGCATGTAAGAATCATATTgtttccctaaaaaaaaaaggaactaaaagcaGTAACAGCAGAGAAGGCCATTGCCAGAAGGTGATCTATCAAATGCCAACCTTGACCGATTGATTCATAGTGTTATGGGAAGGGATGAAGAAGGTGCTTGAGGCTGTGGAACCCTAAATAGCAGCTGCAATTCTTTGCCTTCAGAGTTCCCAAAATTACGGAAATTCAGTGACTTGAAGCAATTTTTCAAGCTGCCCCTAAACTGCTGGAAATGGAGCTTGGCAGTGTAGAATAAATGACACAATCCACTCCCCATTATCTTGATATCTTCCTGGGGAGACAGGTATCTGCAGTAGAAGAACTTTTTTTCAATTGTCCACCTTAAAACTTctcttttgggagaaaaaaaaagggatagTTTACATTCCTGGGGGTCCTGGGGGCCCTGGAAATCCACGGTGACCTTGTAATCCAGGATCCCCCTTTCGGCCCATCAGCCCAATCGGGCCAGGGAGCCCAGGTTTGCCTGGGATGCCCGGTTTCCCCGGTGGGCCAGGTGGGCCGGTTGGACCAATGGCCCCCTCAGGACCTGGAGACCCCAGGTCCCCTTTGGGGCCTGCCCGCCCCTTGGAACCCACTAGTCCGAAGCTGCCCTTGCTCCCTTTGAATCCAGGGGGGCCTTTTGTGCCCATCGAGCCTCTCTCGCCTTGAGGGCCAGGAGGGCTGGGAGGGCCCAAGGGCCCTTGTGGCCCAGGGCGGCCCAGACTCCCCGTGTCCCCTTTCACTCCTCTGTTTCCAGGTGGCCCTTTAATGCCAAGCTCTCCTCTGAATCCTCTGGGGCCAGGAGGGCCAGGAATGcctgcagagagagaaaaggcagGGAAGGGCTAAGAGAATGGGCAGCGATACTAGTTTCTAAAAATAGGTTTACACTGTTCATCATTAAACTAATCCTTAAATAGTATGCAAAATAAAACTTAAGTATTAAACATCATATAACCATTTCAGTAAAATAATGATTGATTAAAGGGGACCCCAGAAAACAGCAGCAATCGCTGAACAATGCTCTCTTCTGGTTCACTGGCAGTCTGTAGAAGATGACCCCACAAGTAATCTCCCTTAATGACTCTAAGGATCCTTAGAGTTCAGGGTGCCACAGCACAGACTGTGGGTCCCATATGGCCTGCCAGCACCCCTTTATGGACCCCAATCCCCCAAGAGTGGGCAAGGTAAATGTTTGCCCCATTTTTGCATTGAGGGATTTTGAGGGATTTTAAGAACAAAATAGCCTGGCTGATGGGTTTAAACCTGGTTGAGGATTAAGGTATCCACTTGTTCCCTTAAAACCTTCCCAACCTCCCCCAAATATGGCCCATTTGGAGACCTGGGCAAACTGCTTTAGAAGTAGAGCCCTTGATGTGCTGAACAGTGCCTGGCACAATTCCTGAACCGATGAAACGGACATGGATCGATTAGGAGAGCAGCTTAACAGCTTGCCTAAGGAATGAGCAAGGGATAGAAGTGGTGCATTGGCGGGCTCACATAAACCCTTTGCCATGGAAACAGGCTGCTTCCTACAATCAGTCCTCTGTAACTTCAGGAGATATTCTGGACTGCACTGTTTTTGTGGAGGTACTCATCCTGCATGAGGCACTAAGAAGCTTGATGTAGGCCCAGGGCATACCAAGTGCACTAGGGCGTTTTGGATttgctcagtttctcattttcctgATGTTTCTTCTGGCATGTTTCTTCTTCAGTTTGCAAACTTAATAATTATAACAATAAGTCATAGGCATTTTGGGTACTTTCTTCCTAAAGCACAAATTTTGTATACTTTCCTTCTAAGGTAACGGTTTTGTACTTTTTCCAGTATGTGTAGTTTTGTTGGCTATAATACTTGTTTGTACATATTGTCCCCAGTATATATACCATAATATTCTGGAAAGTAAGGATTTTGATGTTCATGTAGTATATTCCAGGTACATTTTTAGATTCGGAAAGTGCTTCTAACTGAAGTTCCCCAGCAGAACTGCAGAAAAATGCCCCTAAAATGCAACAGGATTGAACAAATCTTTGGCTTGAAATACTTGGGACAGATCAGTAAAACCAACTACAGCACTATAAATAACAGCTGTACTCTCTGCAAATAATTagagttgtagtccaaggcacCTAGAAGCATCAAAATGAGGAAAACTCCTGCAGAGAGGCAAAACAGCTGAGTTTTGGAAAAGTTTAGTAGTGCTGACAgcttttggggggcggggggacatGGTTAGGGTAATTTTTAAGCAAGCTTTTCCTCTCTGAAAGTCACAGGGGTTATGACAGTGATGTATTGTGGAGAGTATAGGTTAAAAAaacttagggtttttttaaaaattagggtaGTGAGATTGTTTTCCCTCCTAAAATAGATGTTTTAAGCTTATTGGAGGCTTAAAGCAGATATTTTTCTTCTTATACAGAGAGAGGGAAGGACACTCACTCCATTATTATACGGTAATTTGATACTGAATTTTGGTAGTGTAAATCTCGGTGGATGCTCAGCTCCTGACAAAATTTCTTCGCTTGCTGTAGACACATACTTCCCACTGTCTAGCTCCAATGGCCTGTATGTGAAGCATCTTTCTAAAATTCAAGTTCTTGTTTTCTTCCGCCCCAGGTGGTGCACTTGACAACCAGGAGGTGGCCTGTCAGCTGTTTCCAAAAGAGAGGCCACGTGTTTTATAACTGAAGTTGCAACACCAGTTCATCTGATAGACACTCATCCAGGCAAAGAGGGGGTGCTGAGCCTAATTCTATGCAGGCCTTTTCTGGATCCCAGCAGCAAGTTACATACTGAATTTACTGTTGTCCTCAGAATAGATGATATTCCTGTGATTATTTCCAACCACTGCTTTGGTCATATGCTTTTTCTAGTCAACAGCATGCTTGTCTAACCATTCACTGTTAAGCAATTAGCAGTGAAACTGCAAACGGCTTTGGTCCTCTAACCTTGCAAATTATTTTCCCTTAGGCTTTCTGCCAACATATTCCTCCATCAATCATCTTTACCCTAAAATAGAAATGTCTTGCAACTTTCTGTTGCCTGCAGGTATCATTTAATCCTCATAAAGTGAGAGGCTTGGTATCTCATGGAAATCAGTTTGGTGACAGAAAGGGGAACCCCTATGCACTATCTAAGCTGGCATATACCTGACACTGAGAAGAAAACCTCTAGCCCAAGAATGGTTCTCTTCAGCTGAAGGCTGATGGTAGAGATATGGGACAATCAACCCCATGGAAATGCATTAACTTCCTGATGAAATTGTGTGTTACATTAAAATTGCACAAGCAGCAATGTTCTCTTACTGCTGTGCTAATACATCTATGCTCATTCATTGTTGAGTTCTAAGCTGGTGGACCTGGAACTGCAAATAACTACCTATTGGCCTCCTGCTTTGATGAGCCAATTCATgacgctttttaaaaaaaaaaaagtggccagAAACTGACAACTGACAAAACAGAATCCTCATATAGATTTAAACAAACTTGCAAAGTTAAGAACTTCTCTCTCAAACTAGATATTAATATATTCTGGGATGATTTACAGACTAATTAGCTCCATCTGGAAGATTCAGAAGAAGTGAACAAATGAAAGTCAACTGTGGACCTCTCTATTCTGTAAAGGTGACCAATGAGCCTCTGGAGCAGGATTGAGAAAATCAAGGTTACTGGTCAAAATCCAAGCACACCTGACTACCTGGGCTTATGAGGTCAGCCTTCAGAGGGAGGGAAACTACTCGTCTGGAAGATAATGGAATGGtgattttctctttccctctctcataTTCATTTCTAAAAGGAAGTGGTGACTATTCCACTCAGAATTTAATACCAGTCATGTGGCAGATGATGTGAATTCTCTCTAGTTCCCTGCAAGGTTCTTCTTCCTCGACTGCACTGACACAGGAGAGTGTCCAATTCTATGCATATTCATTTGGAAATGTCCTACTGAGTTTGCTAgggcttatttccaagtaaaagGGCATAGAATTTGTTCCACTGTGGATAGTCAATCACAAGAGATGGCCTCACAAACGGCAATAAACTATAGTTTGTTTTAACAGCGTTGTACTGAATTGGGCAAGATGCTTGATtcatacataatgctaagccattaaCTATGGCTTACAAATCAAAAGCCTATGTTCACAGAAAGGTTCCCCTTTCTGTCATCAAATGTGCTTTAAATTAAAAGACCAAATAATTTAGGGCTTAACCCAATGTATGAATTCAACCAGACTTACCTTGCTGGCAAACTAATGCAGTTAGGTCTGGTAGAGATTTACTGTGTTAGTTGGGTTcagacatcacactaagccataagatGATTTACTGCTTCTCGCTTATAAAGCTATAGGATCCACATATTGTGGCAGAGCATTATGTGCAAACCAATTCATGATGGCTTGTTTAATAGACCATGGTAAAAATAGTAATTTAGCTATGTGTAAAGACAGATAGTGTATGTGGTCATGGGGTTTTTTTGGAAAAACACTGTCCAAATTTGTGAgggagaaacaaaaagaaaatcattCTGAATAAGTTCCTCTTTAACCTTGGCCTCCTGCTCTCTTCACTAATTCATTCACATCAGAATTGTAAACCATTACATGGAAACTGTTCTACATAACTAGGCTATAACTGtggcagatttctttttttgttaaaaaattcCCAAATTGGCCATTCCATGTATCctgtttgtttccttgtttttagaACTTAAAACTTTTGTAGACTTTCTATTTATAAGCTTCCCTAGGTAAGCTCAAACAtatctgatattttattttatgaggctttttattcagaaaaatatatatttctgagaAAGTATTAATAGACTTTCCCACGTTTTCACATTTTCATTAAACAGATGAAATGAACGCGTGCTTTTATTTGGGAGACATTCACCTGGAAACCCAACCCTGCCATCTGTTTACCTTGTACAATGGTGACATTTCTCAGGATCTCCCCATGTCGGATGTCAACGACTTTCATCTCTTCCATGACCATGGAAAGGTTGCGAATGTCAAAGTTTAGCTGGGCATTGAGTAGGCTAAAACGCTCCCGCAGAAGATCTGTGGTGCTTAACATGAGGCTGACTGATTTGTTCAGGTAGTAAAGCTCTTCAGCATGCGTGTGGAAGCCCAGTGTGCAGGAGAGTCGCACATCATCCAGGTACTTGAGCATGCTATGAACATGGCTATCAGTGGCATTGATGTTGGTGAAGATGGTGCTGATCTCAATCTCATGGGATGTCATGCGGCCTTCTAAGGTCTGAAAGTGCTCAGCTGTCCGGTTTTGCATGTATTGGGCATGGTACTGAAAGTCATGCATGTTCTCCTCATGGTCATCCAGGAAGGAGGAGATGTTGTCCAGCTGCAACTGTAAACTTGTTACTTGGAGTATAAGGTCATGCATACTCTCTGAGTTCTGGCTGATCCTTTGTGAGGCAATACCTAAgctagtttgaacattcttgacCAGCTCACCTGTTTTGGAAGAGGTGGCCCTCAAGCTGCCAAACAGCCGGGTATAGTTCTGCCACTCAGTCACAATCTTCTGTAATGTCAGGGTCTCTTCATTTGTCTTTCTCTGGATGGTCTGGATCCAGTCTGAGGTCTGCCGACTGGTAAAGTTTATCTGCTGCACAGCAGTTTCAACATCAAAGTGTTCTTGTGTTAGCTCTTTGAGTGAGCTGCCTAGCTCAGAAGTGGCAGCCTGCCAGCCCCTCACTTGGACCAGGAAGAGGCTCAAACTCTGGTTGACCTGCTGAACAGCAGAGAAGCAACTGTCCACCTCATCAGTGATCTTGCTGCTGGAAGATGAAAGCTGCTGGTGGGCTTGTCCAGCTCGATCAAGTAATACTTCCTGGGCCAAGAGCTTCTTCTGAATCTCCTCCAGCTCCTTCTGCAATTTGCTAATTTCCTGTCCAAGTTGCTCTGTGTCATGACAGAAGGAGCAGTTGTCCATTGATTTCTGATCTGGATGAGGGGGCAGAAGCATAACAGTTTAGCTGATAATACTGTTAAATTGTTGATGTTTAAGCAATAATCGATTACACTTGGTTCCTTCCCTTGACTAAATTATCCAGAATATATTAGGAAAATAATGTGCTTGCACAAAAATGAATATGTGTTATAGAATCCAGTTTTACTTGTTGCATTTAAGTTACAGTGATACAGGATAGCTTTCTGATATGATGATCCACAAATCAGATCACTCCAGGAAGCATGGCCTTGCTGCTTGAGGATGATGTAAGCTGCAGTTAAACACAGCTGGAAACATTAGGTTGGGGATGGCTGATAAAGGATTTTCTGAACCCAGCATACAAAAAGGTGGGAGGAGGGTTTCCATTGAGAAAATGGC contains:
- the SCARA3 gene encoding scavenger receptor class A member 3, which codes for LEEDLPGEDDKMPSFRYRSNGRMRTNCSQCEKNLTLQTSVKVLYVFVVLLVMAVVVLAAVVFKKVGSIADEFNSTQTYHEKTIVSVQENLQELDQKSMDNCSFCHDTEQLGQEISKLQKELEEIQKKLLAQEVLLDRAGQAHQQLSSSSSKITDEVDSCFSAVQQVNQSLSLFLVQVRGWQAATSELGSSLKELTQEHFDVETAVQQINFTSRQTSDWIQTIQRKTNEETLTLQKIVTEWQNYTRLFGSLRATSSKTGELVKNVQTSLGIASQRISQNSESMHDLILQVTSLQLQLDNISSFLDDHEENMHDFQYHAQYMQNRTAEHFQTLEGRMTSHEIEISTIFTNINATDSHVHSMLKYLDDVRLSCTLGFHTHAEELYYLNKSVSLMLSTTDLLRERFSLLNAQLNFDIRNLSMVMEEMKVVDIRHGEILRNVTIVQGIPGPPGPRGFRGELGIKGPPGNRGVKGDTGSLGRPGPQGPLGPPSPPGPQGERGSMGTKGPPGFKGSKGSFGLVGSKGRAGPKGDLGSPGPEGAIGPTGPPGPPGKPGIPGKPGLPGPIGLMGRKGDPGLQGHRGFPGPPGPPGM